The genome window GGTGGCGAGGTGCTCATCAACTTCGCCTCCAATGACTACCTGGGCCTGGCCGCGTCCCCCACGCTGCGCGCCGCCGCCGCCGCCGCCCTGGAGCAGTACGGCGTGGGCACCGGGGCCAGCCGCCTGGTGGTGGGGGACACCGGGGCCCACCAGCGCCTGGAGGCCCGGCTGGCCGCCTTCGAGCGCGCCGAGGCCGTCCTCCTCTTCAACACCGGCTTCGCGGCCAACACCGGCATCCTCCCGGCCCTGGTGGGCGCGGGGGACGCTGTCTTCTCCGATGCGCTCAACCACGCCTCGCTCGTGGACGGCTGCCGCCTGTCCCGCGCGCGCACCGTCGTCTACCCGCACGCGGACGCCGGGGCCCTGGCCCGCGCGCTGAAGGAGACGCCCGCGCGCCGCAAGCTCGTCGTCACCGACACCGTCTTCTCCATGGATGGGGACCACGCCCCGCTGGCCGAGCTGGTGGCCGTCTGCCGCGAGGAGGGGGCGGCGCTCCTGGTGGATGAGGCCCACGCCACGGGGGTGCTGGGCCCCCGAGGGGCCGGGCTGTGCGAGGAGCTGGGCCTGAGCGGGCAGGTGGACCTGCGCATGGGCACCCTGAGCAAGGCCTTCGGGGGCATGGGGGCCTACGTGGCCACCTCGCGCCCCGTGGTGGAGCTGCTCCTCAACCGGGCCCGTCCCTTCGTCTTCTCCACCTCGCTGCCCGCGGCGCTCTGTGCCGCCGCCGAGGCGGCCGTGGACATGGTGGAGGGGGATGTGCCCCTGCGCGAGAAGCTCTGGCGCAACATCCGCCGCTTCTCGGAAGGCCTGCGCGCCCTGGGGTTCCCCGCGGAGCCGCGCAGCGCCATCTTCCCCGTCATCCTGGGCGAGCCGGAGCACGCGCTGGCGGCCGCCCGGCACTGCCGGGAGCGGGGCCTGCTGGTGAAGGCCATCCGCCCGCCCACCGTGCCCGAGGGCACCAGCCGCCTGCGCTTCTGCCTCTCCGCCGCGCACACGGAAGGGCACATCGATGCGGCGCTGGACGTCCTGCGCGGCCTGAGAGGAGGTACCCGTGGCTAAGCCCTTCCAACTCTTCGTGACGGGGACGGACACCGGGGTGGGGAAGACGCAGGCCTCGTGCGCGCTGCTGTCCCTGCTGGCCGACGCGGGGCTGGAGCCCCAGGGGTTCAAGCCCTACGAGAGCGGCTGTGCGCGCCTGTCCGAGCCGGCGGACACGCTGGCCATGCGCGCGGCGGCCCGGAGCCAGCTGCCCGTGGAGGCGCTCTGCCCGCACCGGTTCCGGGCCCCGCTGGCCCCTGGCATCGCCGCGCACCGCCTGGGCCGGGAGCCGGACTGGAGCACCACCCTGGCGGCCTGGGAGCGCCTGCGCCATGGCACCGCCATCGTCGAAGGGGCGGGCGGTCTTTTTGTTCCCATCGACTCCCAACGCGACATCATGGACCTGATCGCCGCGCTGGGGCTGCCCGTGTTGCTCGTGGCCCGGGCAGGACTGGGCACCCTCAACCATACAGCCCTGTCGCTGCGGGCCCTGGCCGGGCGCGGTGTGCCGGTGAGCGCCGTGCTGCTCAGCCGCGGCACGCCCACGAAGGACACCTCCGAGCGTGACAACCGCCAGTGGCTGGAGGAGCGCCACGGCGTCCGGGTGCTGGGTCCCGTGCCCTACCTGAAGGACCCGCGGCGGCGCCACGCGGCTTTCCGCGCGGCCCTGGGTCCGTTGGTGCCCCATCGCGCGCGAGGCCGGTAAATCGGCCTCCGGCGCGTTCGGAGTGCTACAGGCCGCGCAAGTTTTCGGGTCACGTGGCCGTGAAATGGACGGGTGTTTTGATCTGCGCGAGAACCCTTTTCGCGAATGGGCGACATCATCGACCTCACGCTCCTGGCCGACGTCAGGCGCTACTTTCAGAAACTCCTCGATGCGCGCGGGCTTCCGTACTTTCTCCAGAAGGAGAGCACGAAGCTCTTCCAGATCGAGCCAGCCCGGGTCGAGCTGGTCCTCCGGACCGCGCTGCGGTTGAGGGATCCTGAGTTGCCGAAGCCACCGCAGCAGGCGGTGGACTACTGCCGCCAGGAGATCCGCCGGGAGCTGATCCGCCGCGTCGCCAATGCGATGCTGCAGACGGGACTGTGAGCGGCTTCTCCGCGCGCACCGGCTTCTCCCGGACGTGGAATGCCCTGTCCCAGGCCCTGGCCGGACGCCAGGCCCGGGGGCTGCCCTGGGTTGATCTCACCGAGAGCAATCCCACCCGCGTGGGCCTGCCCGCGCTGGACCCGGGCCTGCTGGCCACGCCGGGGGCCTTCACCTACGAACCCGACCCCCTGGGCCTGCGCTCCGCGCGTGAGGCCGTGGGGGCCCACCTGGCCCTCCGGGGCGCCACCGTCCACGCCGGGCACGTGCTGCTGTCCGCGAGCACGAGCGAGGCCTACGCGTGGCTCTTCAAGCTGCTGTGCGAGCCGGGGGACAACGTGCTCGTCCCAGCCCCCAGCTACCCCCTCTTCGAGCACCTGGCCCGCCTGGAAGGGGTAGAGGTGCGGCCCTACCGCCTGCCCCGGGCGCATGGCTTTGGCCTGGACGTGGGGGCGGTGGCCGCGGCCCGGGATGCGCGCAGCCGGGCGGTGCTCGTCGTCAACCCAGGGAACCCCACGGGCCACTACCTTCACGAGGGCGAACTGTCGGCCCTCTCGGACCTGTGCGCGGCCACGGGCCTGGCGCTGCTCAGTGACGAGGTGTTCTCGGACTATGCCTGGGAGCCCGGGCCGGACCGGGTGCCCACGGTGGCGGGGCGGGCGCTGCCCATGCTCACCTTCAGCCTCTCGGGACTCTCCAAGGTGGCGGGGCTGCCCGGCCTCAAGCTGGGCTGGACGCACGTGGGCGGGCCCGCGGAGGCCCGGGACGAGGCGCTGGCGAGGCTGGAGTGGGTGGCGGACACCTTTCTGTCCGTGGGCACGCCGGTCCAGCAGGCCCTGCCCGCGCTCCTCGCGCACGTGCCCCGCTTCCAGGAGGCGCTGCGGGAGCGCGTGAAGGAGAACCGGCGGCAATTGGTGGCGGCCCGGCCCCGGGGAGCGCCCTGGGACGTGGTGCCCGCGCAGGGTGGGTGGAGCGCGGTGCTGCGCATTCCCCTGGAGCCGGGGGAGGAGGCCACGTGCTTGGCCCTCCTCGATGCGGGGGTGGGGGTGCAGCCGGGCTACTTCTACGACTTCACGGGCGGGGCATTCCTGGTGCTCTCCCTGCTGCCCCCACCCGAGGTGTTCGCCGCCGCGCTGGGCCCGCTCGTCTCCGTGCTGGCCGCTCAGTCCGCGTAGAGGTCGCGGACGCGGACAAACCCGCCGTCCTTCACCTGCCACAGCTCGATGGGGGAGGGCGCCTCGCCCGCCGCATCGAACTCGAGGCTGCCACTGGCGCCCTCCACGTTGATGCTGCGGCCACTGGCCAGCTCTCCCGAGAGCTGGCCGAACGTGGAGGAGGTCATCTGGACGGCGGGCGCGGTGCTCGACACCATCGTCAGGGCCTCTGCCATCTTCTGCCCCGTCACCGGGCCCCCTTGCCCCTGGGCGTAAGCCACCGCCAGTCCCAGGAGGTACATCGAGTCATAGCTGTGCGAGGTGAAGGAGTACTCGGACGGGTCCTCGCCGTACTTGGAGCTGAACCGGGACTGGAACGCGGTGAAGGCCTGGCCCGCGCCCTGGGCGGGCGCCGTGCCATAGGCGTTCTGGATGGCGGCGAGCACCGTGGCGTCATCCAAGAGCGACACATCCTTGACGCTGTCGGTGAAGAACCACTGGTGGCCGGTGCCCTGCTTGAGGTTGAGCGACGCCTGGGCGGTCTGGATGATGCGGGAGACGTCGTCCTCGAAGCCCACGACCACGGTGAGATCCGGATTGAAGTTGTCGATCTGCGCCACCGGCGTGGCGATGTTCGCGGTCTTGCGCGCGTAAGCGATGGCGCGGACGTCCTTGCGCGTCCCCAACTGCTCGGTGATGACGTTGAAGAGGCCCTGTCCGTACTGGTCGTCCAGGTAGAGGATGCCCACCCGCTTCACGGCCGTGTACTCCGCGGAGGTCAGCAGGTTGGCGATGACCCGGCCCTGGATGGCGTCCGACGGAGAGGTGCGCCACAGCAAGCCCGTCGAGGTGTTGGACTCCCGGGTGGTCAGCTCCGGCGAGGTGGCGGTGGAACTCATGGTCAGCACGCCCTTGGGGAGCGTCACCTCCGCGGCGGCGAGCGTCTGGTTGCTCCCGGTGGTCAGCAGGGCGGCGATCTTCTTGTCGTTCACCAGCCACTCGGTCTGCTGGCGCGTGCGGGGGAGGTCGGCGGCGGTGTCGCAGACGTTGAGGGTGATGCGCCGGCCGGCGGCGCCCCGCTGGTTGATCTCCTCCAGGGCCAGGAGGATGGCGTTGAGCCCCTGCGCCTCGGACTCGTCCTTGCCCAGGCTTGGGTCCGTGGCGGAGAGGCTCAAGGGCAGCACCGCGCCGATCTGCACGGCGTTGGGGTCATTCAGCTCGCCGTAGCGCGTCCCACAGCCTGCGGGCTGGGGCAGACAGAAGTTGTTCGTGCAGACCTGGTCGCTGTTGCAGTCGGCGCTGGTCTCGCACTCGGAGAGCCCGCCCGCCGTGGTGAGGCTGCACCCGGAGAGCAGCGCGGTGAGCAGGAAGAGTCTCGTGGCGCGCATCAGAAGCTCACCTCCATGCCGGCGCCCAGGCCCTGGGGCGCGACGGTCATCCGCACCTCTCCCTTCGAGGGCGGGCCTTCCTTGGGGTAGAGGATGATGGCACCGATGGCGGCGGCCAGCCCCACGCCGAAGCCGATGTCGGCCACCAGGGCCTTGCCCCGGGTGCTGTCCGCGGCGGACTCCTTGTCCTCCAGCCGGGTGGCCGCATCGAAGTCCTTCCGGGCGCTGCGGGCCTGCAAGCCGAAGAGGATGCCCGTGCCCACGCTGGCCACGGACACGCCGCCCAGGGCGAACGCGGCGATCCGGTTGCGCTGGTAGGCGGCCTGGGCCCGCTGGACCTCGGCCTGCCGCTGCCGCTGGGAGGCCTCCTCGGCCCGCCGGGCGGCCTCCTGCTCGGCCTCGGCCTGCTTGCGCGCGGCATCGGCTTCGTCCTGGAGCCGCTTGCGCTCGGCGTCCACGGCCGCCTGCTGCTGCTCCTCCTTGTCGATGAGCAGCCGCAGCCGCTCCACCGCGGAGTGGGCGCGCTTGACGAGCAGCGGGTCGGTGTCCCCGCCGGAGGTGCTGATGAACTGGTTGTAGTAGCCCATCGACTCGCGCAGATCTCCGACCTGCTCGTACGCGCGGGCGATGTTGTAGAGGATGCGCACGTCGGGCGCGGCCTCATGGGCCTTCTTCAAGGTGTCCGCTGCCTCGCGGTACCTCCGGGCGTTGTAGAGCCGCTCGCCCTCCTTGACGAGCGCGGCCTGGCTCTTCGCCCCCCGTTGCGCGTGCGCGGGGGGGGGCGTGAGCAGCAGGACCAGCGACAACAGGCAGACCCATTTCATGGGGCCCGAGCCTACTGCCGAACCCGCCACGGGGCGAAGGGCGGGAAGCCGTCCGGCCCCTCTGGGGCCGGGCGGGACCGGGAAGAACGGCTTTAACTGCCCAGGCGCGAGATGAGGAGCTTGCGCTGGAGCATGAGGGCCTCGGGCGCCTTGGTGCCCAGCTGCTCGAAGAAGACCTCCTGGCTCTTGAGCTCGGACTTCCACTCATCGGACTTGATGGAGGTGGCCTCCGCGATGGCCTCGGGCGGCATGTCCAACCCCTGGGTGGGGATGTCGCCCTGGCGCGGTACCCAGCCGAGCAGCGTCTCCTGGGTGGGCACGCGGCCGTGGACGCGGTTCACGATCCACTCCAGCACCCGCATGTTCTCGCCGTAGCCCGGCCACAGGTACTTGCCGTTCTTGTCCTGGCGGAACCAGTTCACCTGGAAGATCTTCGGCAGGTGGGTGATGGACTGCTGCATGTCCAGCCAGTGCTGGAGGTAGTCGCCCATGTGGTAGCCGCAGAAGGGCAGCATGGCCATGGGGTCGCGCCGCACCACGCCCACCTTGCCGGTGGCCGCGGCCGTCGTCTCGCTGCCCATGGTGGCCCCCAGGAACACCCCGTGCGTCCAGTTGAAGGCCTGGAGCACCAGCGGCACGGTGTTGGAGCGGCGCCCGCCGAAGATGATGGCGCTGATGGGCACCCCCTGCGGGTCATTCGCCTTGGGGCTGAGCGCCGGGTTGTTCGACATCGGCGCGGTGAAGCGGCTGTTGGGGTGGGCCGCCTTGTCGGGGCTGTTCTTCGTCCAGGGGCGGCCCTGCCAGTCGACGAGCTCCTCGGGCACCTCACCGTCCTTGCCCTCCCACCACACGTCCCCATCCGCCGTCATGGCCACGTTGGTGAACAGCGTGTCCTTGGCGATGGTGGCCATCGCGTTGGGGTTGGTCTTGGTGTTGGTGCCGGGCACCACGCCGAAGTAGCCCGCCTCCGGGTTGATGGCGTACAGCCTGCCGTCGGGCCCCACGCGCATCCAGGCGATGTCGTCGCCGACGGTCTCCACCTTCCAGCCCTGGTAGCTCTTGGGCGGAATCATCATCGCGAAGTTCGTCTTGCCGCAGGCGGACGGGAAGGCGGCGGCCACGTAGGTGGTCTGCCCCTTCGGGTCGGTGACGCCCAGGATGAGCATGTGCTCGGCGAGCCACCCCTCCTCGCGGCCCAGGTAGCTGCCGATGCGCAGCGCCAGGCACTTCTTGCCCAGGAGCACGTTGCCGCCGTAGCCCGAGCCGAAGCTCCAGATGGTGTTGTCCTGGGGGAAGTGGCAGATGTAGCGGCGGTCCGGGTTCACGTCGCCCGTGCTGTGCAGGCCGCGGTTGAAGTCGTCCGAGTCGCCCAGCATGTCCAGGGCGGCTTTGCCCATGCGCGTCATGATGCGCATGTTCAGCACGACGTAGATGCTGTCGGTCAGCTCCACGCCGATCTTCGTGGACGTGCCGCCCAGGGGGCCCATGGCGTAGGGCACCACGTACATCGTCCGGCCCTTCATGCTCCCGTCGAAGAGCAGGCCCAGCTTGGTATAGGCCTGCTCCGGATCCATCCAGTTGTTGGTGGGCCCGGCGTCGGTCTTGTTGGGCGTGCAGATGAAGGTGAGGTGCTCGACGCGCGCCACGTCGTTGGGGTTCGAGCGGTGCAGATAGCACCCGGGCCGCTTCTCCTGGTTGAGCGGGATGAGGATGCCCTCCTTCACCGCTTGCTCCGTCAGGCGCTTCTTCTCCGCCTCGGAGCCATCACACCAGACGATGCGGTCCGGCTGGGTCATCTGCGCGCAGCGGGCCACCCACGCCAGCAAAGCCGCGTTCTTCGTTGGAGCGTCACCCTGGACGGCCGCCATCTGCGATGAAGACATGGAATTCCCCTCGTGCCGCCGCGTTGTCCTGCCCCCAGCCCCGGCCCTGGCCTGGAGGCTTCGAAACGTACCAAGCAGGCGAGGTATCAATTCTGAGAACCGGCCCACGAAAAGCAACACCCGTCCGGTGGTGAACCTGCCCTACGGGGGGCCTTCGCTAATTTCACTTATCAGGGGGCGGGTTTTCATCGGTTCACGCTGCGATGCGTCGTGAATCCTGTTCATCCAACAACGATGACGCAGGAGGACACATGCGCTGTGTTCAGGAGGGAATTCACCCCAGGTTCTGCGAATCGAGGCTGGTGTTTTGCCGTCCGGTTGAACCAGCCGGGCGGCTTCGCGTTCCGGCCCCCTGCGGAGACCGTCCTTAACTTCGCCGGATGAACTTGAACCACACGTTGCGAAGCCTCGTTCTGGGAATGCCCAAGATGCTGCGCGGACGTCCGGGGGAGCGAGCGGGAGAAGCGCGGCTCGCGCAGCACCGGCTTGGCCTGAGCCGCGTGGCCCCCCTGGTGGTGATGAGCCCCGCGTTCGTGAAGGGAGGCCGCATCCCGCTGCCCTACACGGAGGATGGCGGGGGGCTCAGTCCGCCGCTGCGGTGGGGCGCGGGCCCCGAGGGCACCCGCTCCTTCGTGGTGTGGATGGAGGATCCCGACGCGCCCACGCCCGAGCCGTTCGTGCACTGGCTCGTCGCGGGGTTGGGCGCCGAGCGGGACGGGCTGCCCGAGGGCATTCCGGCGCTGGGCACGGATGTGGCGGTGCAGGGCCGCAACAGCTTCCTGCGCGAGGGCTACATCGGGTGTGCACCGCCCCGGGGAGACATTCCCCACCGCTACCATGTCCAGGTGCTGGCGCTCGACCGGGAGCTCGAGCTCGAGCCGGGCTTCGGACGCCAGGAGCTCTTCCGGGCCGTGCGAGGCCACGTGCTGGGCTTTGGCGAGACCGTGGGCCTCTATTCGCGTCCCGGTTGAGCCGGTAGGGGTTGGGCGCTGCCGGGAACCGGTCTATAGAGTCCGCCGTTCAACCTCCCTCTCCAGGGAAAGGACGACGTGACCACGATGAAGACACTTCTCGGCTGCGCATGCGCTGTTCTGATGACCCTCGCCGCTTCGCCCGCGCTGGCGCAGCTCGCGCTGCCCCCCGCGAGCCCCTCGTCGAAGGTGACGCAGGTGGTGGGGTTGACCGAGATCTCGGTCGACTATGCGAGCCCCGCGGTCAAGGGGCGGAAGATCTGGGGGGGCCTGGTCCCCTGGGATCAGGTGTGGCGGACCGGGGCCAACGCGGCCACGAAGATCACCTTCGGCAACGACGTGACGTTCGGCGGCAAGCCGGTACCGGCGGGCACCTACTCGATCGTCACCGTGCCCTCGGAGAAGGGCTGGACGGTCGCGCTGAACAAGGAGCTGGGCCTGTTTGGCGGCGGGAAGACCTATGACGCCAAGGACGACGTCGTGCGCGTCTCCGCGACGGTCTCCGAGATTCCCGCCCGCGAGCGCATGACGTTCCTCTTCTCCAACACCACCGACGACCAGACGTCGCTGGATCTGGAGTGGGAGAAGCTGCGCGTCTCGGTGCCCGTCCAGGTCAAGACGGCCGAGCTGGCCCAGCAGAACATCAAGGCCGCGGTGGAGGGCTCCTGGCGCTCGTTGGCCAACGCGGGCCGCTACGTGGCCGACACGTCGAAGGACTACCCCACGGCGCTCAAGTACCTGGACAACTCGCTGGCCATCCAGTCGCACTGGTACAACAACTGGCTCAAGGCCGACGTCCTGGCCCGCTCGGGCAAGTACGCCGAGGCGCGCAAGTTCGCGCAGACCTCCTGGGACCTGGGACAGAAGGACGGCAACTTTTTCTTCAAGGACATGGTCGCCAAGGCGCTCACGGACTGGAAGGGCAAGAAGTAGTCAGCGGGCCGCGGCTCCCCCGGCCAGCCGGCGGTAGATGGCCTCATAGCGGTCGATGGCCGGGGCGAGCTGAAAGCGCTCAAGGACGTGCTGGCGGGCGTTGTGAGAGAAGCGCCGCCAGCGCTCCGGGTCGCGCACGAGCGCGAGCACATGGCCCGCCATGGCCTCCACGTGGCCCATCGGCGCCAGGTAGCCGCGCGCCCCGTGCTCCACCTGCTCGGGGATGCCGCCGATGTTGCTGGCCACCACCGGGATGCCGCAGCTCAGCGCCTCGAGCGCGGCGAGGCCGAAGCTCTCCTGTTCACTCGGCAGGAGGAAGACATCGGACGCGGCCAGCACCTCGGCGAAGCTCTCCTGTTTGCCCAGGAAGGCCACCCGGTCCTCCAGCCCCAGCTCCCGCACCCGGCGCTCGGCGGGGGAGCGCTCGGGTCCATCCCCAATCATCACCAGCCGGCACGGGTGCTCGCGGTGAACGCGGGTGAAGATGGACACCACGTCGCCAATGCGTTTGACGGGCCGGAAGTTCGAGACGTGGATGAGCACCGGCTCGCCGTCTCCCAGGTTGGGAAAGAGCGCGCGCACGTGGGCCCGGTCGCGCCGGGGCGCATAGCGCTCCGTGTCGACGAAGTTGGGGATGACCTCGATGGGCAGGGACTCCGGGGGGATGCTGAAGCCCTCCCAGGTGGCGCGCCGCAGGAACGCCGAGGGCGTGGTGACCACGTCACTGCGCAGGATGGAGAAGCGGGTGATGGGCAGGTAGGTGGGGTCCGTCCCGACGAGCGTGGTGTCGGTGCCATGGAGCGTCGTGACGATGCGCGGCGCCTGGTTTCCGAGGACTTCGCGGGCCATCCAGGCCGCCGTGGCGTGCGGCACGGCGTAGTGGACGTGCAGGATGTCCAGGTGCTCGTAGCTGGCGACCTCGATCATCTTCGAGGCCAGCGCCAGCGGGTACGTCCCCGAGTGGGCGAGCGCCGGGTAGTCGCTCTCGGTGACTTCATGGAAGATGACCTTCCGCGTCATGCCGTGGAGGCGGACCGGAAGGTCCCGGGCGATGAAGTGGACGCGGTGGCCGCGGTCGGCCATCGCCAGGCCGATCTCGGTCGCGACCATGCCGCTGCCTCCAAAGGTGGGAAAGCAGGTGATGGCCAGATTGAGGGGGGGACTCATCGGGAGCCGGGGAAGAACAGGGGCCGTGCGAAGGAATTCCGGCGAAAATGCTCCACCGGGTCCAGGAGTCCCAACGTCTCGCGCAGGACGTACGGCTCGCCGTGGGAGACGCCAATCTGGGCTCCGTAGAAGCGGTCCCGGGCTTCGAGCGAGGTGAGCGACAGTGGCGAGCCGACCAGCGTCTGCGGCCCCTCCGCGCGGGCTTCCACCTGACTGGCGTAACAGCGGACGGCCGCCATCTTCTGGTCATGGACCGCCGTCACGTCGGCGACGAAGCTCGGCTCGGCCAGGTGGCGCATGGGGTAGTAGAGTACCTGCCGGGGCGTGAAGGGCGCGTGGGCAGGCACGGTCTCGAACTTGCGGACCGAGGCGAAGAACAGCGCCCGCGTCACCAGCTCGCTGGTGGCTTCGTGGTCCGGGTGGCGCTCGTGTTGCCACGGGACGAGCACGAGCTCGGGGCGCAGGCGGCGCAGCACCTCGACGAGCCGCGCGACGGGAGCGGCCCGGGCGCGCTCGGCCTCGGGCGCCTCGAAGCCCGCCCACGGATCGATCCACCCATCGGGCAGCCCGAGGTTCTCGCGGACGGTGAGCCCCAGCACGCGGGAGGCCGCTTCGGTCTCGGCGGCGCGGGTCTCGGGGGTACCGCGCGAGCTCTTCTCCCCGCGCGTCAAGTCGATGATGCCGGTGCGGTGGCCCCGGAGGGCCATCTGGGCCAGGAGCCCTCCGCAGAAGAGTTCGACGTCGTCGGGGTGAGGGCCGAAGGCAAGGACCTCCAGTCCGTAGGCGGGCTCGGCGGTGCTCATGGTCTCAGGTCCCTCAGGCCGCCGGAGAACGGCACGCACGCGTCGAGGACCTGGCGCGTGAAGGCGCCGCCGCCGAAGCGGCACGCGTAGTAGGGCAGCCCATGGATGCGTTCCTGCGGTGCACCGTCCGGGAACAGGTAGGCCTGGAGGCGCTCCACGCGCTCGCGGGTCACCTGATCGCGCTGGGCGAGGGTGCGGCCGTACCGGGCCACGAGGCGGGAGATGCCGCCGTGAACCGTCTTGTGGGTGCGGCCTATGGCCCGGGCGAAGCCCGGCTCGAAGGAGGCCGTGCGCTCGCCCAGGCGGGCCAGCTCGGCGTCAAACGCGCTCACGAGGCGCGCCTCGATGGCCTCGGGCGGCTCGTAGGTCTCCGGGGTGTTCCGTGCGGCGAGGCGGGCCAGCAATGCGTCTCGCGGGGTGTCCGCGTCATCGGGCGAGAGGCCCAGCGTCTCGAGCAGGCGGCGCGCGCGGTCGTCAATCACGCGGAACCGGGCGCGCGGGATGACGAGCGGCATGGGCAGCCCGGTGTGCGCATAGAGGGGGGCGAGCTGCGCGAAGTAGGCGATCTCTCCGGGGCCGCCGACGTAGGCCGCCGTGGGAAGCCAGGTGTCCTGAAGAACGGGGCGCAGGAGGGCCGAGGTGGTGAAGCGGAGCGGCTCGCGCTCCAGCCACGAGAGGAGCTCGGCCGTCGTCACACAGGCACCCTCCGGGTGGCCCACGAGGTTCCAGGTGCCCGGGGAAGGGGCGGGGTCGAGCCGGTAGCGCGCGCCCTCGGGGCCACTGGGCGAGAAGAAGCCGAGGGGAGAGCCTGGGCGGAGGTGCACCTGCTCGGAGAAGCCCGCCTCGGCGAGCGCCCGGCCCCGCTCGGCGAGCCCGCTGGAGATGGCCGTGGCGGCCTCGATGGACCGGCGGTGGACCGGTGCGGCGAGGGGGGCGAGGGCGGGATCCCGCGGGTCGAGGAACAAGAGCCCCTCGTCCGCGAAGAGGGTGGAGAGGACCTCGGCGAAGGCGTCCGCCAGCGTCGCGGCGGGACGGTACGCGCGCTCCAGCAGCGCCAGGTGCTCGTCCGCGTGGGGCAGGCTGCCCAGCTCGGCGCGCAGCGCGGCGAGTGCCTCGGGGATGCCCCCTCCGAGCTGGCAGTGGGCCACCGGGATGCGCGAGCTGGCCGCGTCCGGCTTCCCGAGCGCCACGCGCAGCGGGCCCGCTGAGGCGCGCGGGACGAGGCAGTGGTCGATCTCCGGCAGATCGTGGTCCTCGGTCTGCAACCAGAAGAGGGGGACGCAGGGCCTTCCCGTTTCCTGGGCAAGGGCGCGGGCCGTGACGATGGCGGAGGCGGCCTTGTAGACCGTGAAGAGCGGACCGAGGAACAAGCCCACCTGCTGCCCGGTCACCACGGCCACCGTGCCGGGACGGGCGAGCAACTCCAGGTTCCGCTCACGGGCGGGGCTCGGCGCGAGGCGCGCCTGGCGGGCCACCAGCGCCGCGTGGAGCGCGGGGGAGAGGGTGCGCGAGGCTGCGGCGGCCACGGCTTCGGCGCGGGCGGACGGGTGCCGGTAACGGTCCGGGAGAAATTCGAGCGCGCGCGGATCACCGCGCATCCAGGAGGCGGAAAAGGAAGAGGCCACGGGCTGGTGATAGCAAGTCCGGTGTACGGGAGCGACCCCAAGGAGCCTCACACCTGCGCGGCCTCCTTCTGTTAGGGTCCGCGGCGATGCGGACCCTGGTCATTTTTGGATTGGCAGTGGCCATGAGCCTTGGATTCTCTTCGGTGGCACTGGGGCAACCGGCCCGGCAACTCCACGCGGGGGAGATCGCCCTGGGCATCCGGCGCCTGGGGGTGACCGGAAGCGTGCTCTACGTGGCGGCCCACCCCGACGACGAGAACACACGGCTGCTGGCCTGGTGGGCGGGCGGGCGAGGCCTGCGCGCGGGCTACCTCTCGATGACGCGCGGGGACGGTGGGCAGAACCTCATCGGGACCGAGCAGGACGAGCTGCTCGGGCTCATCCGCACG of Stigmatella aurantiaca contains these proteins:
- a CDS encoding DUF2911 domain-containing protein; its protein translation is MTLAASPALAQLALPPASPSSKVTQVVGLTEISVDYASPAVKGRKIWGGLVPWDQVWRTGANAATKITFGNDVTFGGKPVPAGTYSIVTVPSEKGWTVALNKELGLFGGGKTYDAKDDVVRVSATVSEIPARERMTFLFSNTTDDQTSLDLEWEKLRVSVPVQVKTAELAQQNIKAAVEGSWRSLANAGRYVADTSKDYPTALKYLDNSLAIQSHWYNNWLKADVLARSGKYAEARKFAQTSWDLGQKDGNFFFKDMVAKALTDWKGKK
- the bshA gene encoding N-acetyl-alpha-D-glucosaminyl L-malate synthase BshA, coding for MSPPLNLAITCFPTFGGSGMVATEIGLAMADRGHRVHFIARDLPVRLHGMTRKVIFHEVTESDYPALAHSGTYPLALASKMIEVASYEHLDILHVHYAVPHATAAWMAREVLGNQAPRIVTTLHGTDTTLVGTDPTYLPITRFSILRSDVVTTPSAFLRRATWEGFSIPPESLPIEVIPNFVDTERYAPRRDRAHVRALFPNLGDGEPVLIHVSNFRPVKRIGDVVSIFTRVHREHPCRLVMIGDGPERSPAERRVRELGLEDRVAFLGKQESFAEVLAASDVFLLPSEQESFGLAALEALSCGIPVVASNIGGIPEQVEHGARGYLAPMGHVEAMAGHVLALVRDPERWRRFSHNARQHVLERFQLAPAIDRYEAIYRRLAGGAAAR
- the bshB1 gene encoding bacillithiol biosynthesis deacetylase BshB1 codes for the protein MSTAEPAYGLEVLAFGPHPDDVELFCGGLLAQMALRGHRTGIIDLTRGEKSSRGTPETRAAETEAASRVLGLTVRENLGLPDGWIDPWAGFEAPEAERARAAPVARLVEVLRRLRPELVLVPWQHERHPDHEATSELVTRALFFASVRKFETVPAHAPFTPRQVLYYPMRHLAEPSFVADVTAVHDQKMAAVRCYASQVEARAEGPQTLVGSPLSLTSLEARDRFYGAQIGVSHGEPYVLRETLGLLDPVEHFRRNSFARPLFFPGSR
- the bshC gene encoding bacillithiol biosynthesis cysteine-adding enzyme BshC, whose product is MASSFSASWMRGDPRALEFLPDRYRHPSARAEAVAAAASRTLSPALHAALVARQARLAPSPARERNLELLARPGTVAVVTGQQVGLFLGPLFTVYKAASAIVTARALAQETGRPCVPLFWLQTEDHDLPEIDHCLVPRASAGPLRVALGKPDAASSRIPVAHCQLGGGIPEALAALRAELGSLPHADEHLALLERAYRPAATLADAFAEVLSTLFADEGLLFLDPRDPALAPLAAPVHRRSIEAATAISSGLAERGRALAEAGFSEQVHLRPGSPLGFFSPSGPEGARYRLDPAPSPGTWNLVGHPEGACVTTAELLSWLEREPLRFTTSALLRPVLQDTWLPTAAYVGGPGEIAYFAQLAPLYAHTGLPMPLVIPRARFRVIDDRARRLLETLGLSPDDADTPRDALLARLAARNTPETYEPPEAIEARLVSAFDAELARLGERTASFEPGFARAIGRTHKTVHGGISRLVARYGRTLAQRDQVTRERVERLQAYLFPDGAPQERIHGLPYYACRFGGGAFTRQVLDACVPFSGGLRDLRP